A stretch of the Bacillus anthracis str. Vollum genome encodes the following:
- a CDS encoding aminodeoxychorismate/anthranilate synthase component II, with product MIVLIDNYDSFTYNLYQLLGEYEEEIVVVRNDQITIEQLEEMNPKGIVLSPGPGKPEEAGICIEVIRHFYKNVPILGICLGHQAIISAFGGEIVRAERIKHGKTSRAKHNGTSIFSYVTQPLTAMRYHSLVAAQTSLPQCFDILATAMDDGEIMAVRHNYYPLFGLQFHPESIATEEGGKLIRAFLGEVKEEERV from the coding sequence ATGATTGTACTGATCGATAATTATGATTCATTCACATATAACTTGTATCAACTATTAGGCGAATACGAAGAAGAAATTGTTGTCGTAAGAAATGATCAAATAACGATAGAACAATTAGAAGAAATGAACCCAAAAGGAATTGTGCTTTCGCCAGGACCAGGAAAACCAGAGGAGGCTGGTATTTGTATTGAAGTAATTCGTCATTTTTATAAGAACGTTCCCATATTAGGTATTTGCCTTGGTCATCAAGCAATTATATCAGCATTTGGAGGAGAGATTGTAAGAGCAGAGCGCATTAAACACGGAAAAACATCGCGTGCGAAACATAACGGAACGTCAATCTTTTCGTATGTGACGCAGCCGCTAACAGCGATGCGCTACCATTCTCTTGTTGCCGCACAAACGAGCTTGCCACAATGTTTTGACATATTAGCGACAGCGATGGACGATGGAGAAATAATGGCAGTTCGTCACAATTATTATCCGCTCTTCGGATTACAGTTTCATCCGGAATCAATCGCGACAGAAGAAGGGGGAAAGTTAATACGTGCCTTTTTAGGCGAAGTGAAAGAGGAGGAAAGAGTATGA
- the trpD gene encoding anthranilate phosphoribosyltransferase, whose product MNNYLRKLVEGQHLTEEEMYKAGLLLLNENILESEIAAFLVLLKAKGETAEEIYGLVRALREKALPFSNHIQGAMDNCGTGGDGAQTFNISTTSAFVLAGAGVKVAKHGNRAVSSKTGSADLLEELGVNISSTPNEIDYLLEHVGIAFLFAPAMHPALKRIMKIRKELNVPTIFNLIGPLTNPVNLETQFVGIYKRDMLLPVAQVLQKLGRKQALVVNGSGFLDEASLQGENHVVILKDNEIVETSIEPEKYGFSIVKNEEIRGGNSKENAKITLGVLSGEKSVYRDTVLFNAGLALFANGKAKTIEEGITLAAHSIDSGKALAKLNLLIAASNEELERVN is encoded by the coding sequence ATGAATAACTATCTTCGTAAATTAGTGGAGGGACAACATTTAACAGAAGAGGAAATGTATAAAGCGGGGCTTCTTTTATTAAATGAAAACATATTGGAAAGTGAAATTGCAGCTTTCTTAGTTTTACTGAAAGCGAAAGGTGAAACTGCAGAAGAAATATACGGTCTCGTTCGAGCTCTTCGCGAAAAGGCATTACCGTTTTCGAATCATATACAAGGCGCGATGGACAATTGCGGGACAGGTGGTGACGGTGCCCAAACGTTTAATATTAGCACAACATCCGCATTTGTACTGGCAGGAGCTGGCGTAAAGGTTGCAAAACATGGTAATCGTGCTGTTTCTAGTAAAACAGGAAGTGCAGATTTATTAGAAGAACTCGGTGTAAACATTAGTAGTACGCCAAACGAAATTGATTATTTATTAGAGCATGTCGGAATCGCATTTTTATTCGCACCAGCGATGCATCCAGCATTAAAGCGCATTATGAAAATAAGAAAAGAATTAAACGTTCCGACGATCTTTAACTTAATTGGACCGTTAACAAATCCGGTGAATTTAGAAACACAATTTGTCGGCATTTATAAACGAGATATGTTACTACCAGTTGCGCAAGTACTACAGAAACTAGGAAGAAAACAAGCACTTGTCGTAAACGGAAGTGGGTTTTTAGATGAAGCATCATTGCAAGGAGAAAATCATGTTGTCATTTTAAAAGATAATGAAATAGTAGAAACGAGTATTGAACCTGAGAAATATGGATTCTCAATAGTGAAAAACGAAGAGATTAGAGGCGGGAATTCGAAAGAAAATGCAAAGATTACGCTCGGAGTATTAAGCGGAGAAAAAAGTGTTTACCGTGATACTGTTTTATTCAATGCAGGACTTGCCCTTTTCGCAAATGGAAAAGCAAAGACGATTGAAGAAGGAATAACACTCGCAGCACATAGCATTGACTCTGGAAAAGCATTAGCGAAACTAAACTTATTAATTGCAGCAAGTAACGAAGAATTAGAAAGGGTGAATTAA
- the trpC gene encoding indole-3-glycerol phosphate synthase TrpC, producing MGTILDKIVNQKKKEVAALYETYTPVKEKRKTRSLVKALEQFTVIAEVKRASPSKGDINLHVDVRKQVKTYEECGAGAVSVLTDGQFFKGSFYDLQTAREESSIPLLCKDFIIDKIQIDRAYEAGADIILLIVAALTKEKLKELYSYVLEKGLEAIVEVHDEQELEIAIQLNPHVIGINNRNLKTFEVDLSQTEKLGKRLNEEKLLWISESGIHSKEDIIRVKRAGAKGVLVGEALMTSSSIHTFFEDCKVNI from the coding sequence GTGGGGACGATTTTAGACAAAATTGTAAATCAAAAGAAAAAGGAAGTTGCGGCATTATATGAAACATATACACCAGTAAAAGAAAAAAGAAAAACGCGCTCACTTGTAAAGGCTCTAGAGCAATTTACTGTCATCGCAGAAGTAAAGCGAGCATCACCATCAAAAGGAGATATTAATTTACACGTTGATGTACGAAAACAAGTGAAGACATATGAAGAATGCGGCGCTGGTGCAGTTTCTGTTTTAACAGACGGTCAATTTTTTAAAGGGTCATTTTATGATTTACAAACGGCAAGAGAAGAAAGTAGCATTCCGCTTTTATGTAAAGATTTCATAATCGATAAGATTCAAATTGATAGAGCGTATGAAGCTGGTGCAGATATTATTTTACTAATCGTAGCGGCGTTAACGAAAGAGAAATTAAAAGAGTTGTATAGCTACGTACTAGAAAAAGGATTAGAAGCGATTGTTGAAGTTCATGATGAACAGGAATTAGAAATTGCAATTCAATTAAATCCGCACGTTATCGGTATTAACAACCGTAATTTAAAAACATTCGAAGTCGATTTAAGTCAAACAGAAAAGCTTGGAAAACGATTAAATGAGGAGAAATTACTTTGGATTAGTGAGAGCGGGATTCATTCAAAAGAAGACATAATCCGCGTTAAACGAGCTGGGGCAAAAGGTGTATTAGTTGGAGAAGCGCTTATGACATCGTCTTCTATTCATACCTTTTTTGAAGATTGTAAGGTGAACATATGA
- the trpF gene encoding N-(5'phosphoribosyl)anthranilate isomerase, which translates to MKVKICGITDMETAKRACEYGADALGFVFAESKRKITPGLAKEIIQELPANVLKIGVFVNESVEVIQKITGNCGLTHVQLHGGEDNHQIRRLNIPSIKSLGVTSESDMKNAQGYETDYILFDSPKEKFHGGNGKTFPWELLAHMPKELREKTILAGGLNTLNIEEAIRTVRPYMVDVSSGVETEGKKDVEKIKQFIIKAKECSK; encoded by the coding sequence ATGAAAGTGAAAATTTGCGGTATCACTGATATGGAAACAGCAAAACGTGCTTGCGAATACGGAGCTGATGCACTTGGATTTGTTTTTGCAGAAAGTAAGCGGAAAATTACTCCAGGGCTAGCGAAAGAAATCATTCAGGAACTTCCAGCCAACGTGTTAAAAATCGGTGTTTTCGTAAATGAATCAGTAGAAGTAATCCAGAAAATTACAGGGAATTGCGGATTAACACATGTACAACTACATGGGGGTGAAGACAATCATCAAATCAGAAGATTGAATATTCCGTCTATAAAGTCGCTCGGAGTAACTTCAGAGAGTGATATGAAAAACGCTCAAGGGTATGAAACGGACTATATATTATTTGATAGCCCGAAGGAAAAGTTTCATGGAGGAAATGGAAAGACATTTCCTTGGGAGTTACTTGCGCATATGCCAAAAGAATTACGAGAGAAAACGATATTAGCTGGTGGATTAAACACTCTTAATATAGAAGAAGCAATTCGAACTGTTCGGCCATATATGGTTGATGTGAGCAGCGGAGTAGAGACAGAAGGAAAGAAAGATGTAGAGAAAATAAAACAATTTATTATAAAAGCGAAGGAGTGTTCTAAATGA
- the trpB gene encoding tryptophan synthase subunit beta: protein MNYAYPDEKGHYGIYGGRYVPETLMQSVLELEEAYKEAMEDEAFQKELNHYLKTYVGRETPLYFAENMTEYCGGAKIYLKREDLNHTGAHKINNTIGQALLAVRMGKKKVVAETGAGQHGVATATVCALLGLECVIFMGEEDVRRQKLNVFRMELLGAKVESVAAGSGTLKDAVNEALRYWVSHVHDTHYIMGSVLGPHPFPQIVRDFQSVIGNETKKQYEALEGKLPEAVVACIGGGSNAMGMFYPFVHDEEVALYGVEAAGKGVHTEKHAATLTKGSVGVLHGSMMYLLQNEEGQIQEAHSISAGLDYPGVGPEHSLLKDIGRVSYHSITDDEALEAFQLLTKKEGIIPALESSHAVAYALKLAPQMKEDEGLVICLSGRGDKDVESIKRYMEEV, encoded by the coding sequence ATGAACTACGCATATCCAGATGAAAAAGGTCACTACGGTATATACGGAGGACGATACGTTCCAGAAACGTTAATGCAATCTGTATTAGAACTAGAAGAAGCATATAAAGAGGCGATGGAAGATGAAGCATTTCAAAAGGAATTAAATCATTATTTAAAAACGTATGTCGGAAGAGAAACACCGCTTTATTTCGCTGAGAATATGACGGAGTATTGCGGAGGTGCAAAGATTTATTTAAAACGTGAAGATTTGAACCATACAGGAGCTCATAAAATTAACAATACAATTGGTCAGGCACTTCTTGCGGTGCGAATGGGCAAGAAAAAAGTTGTCGCTGAAACAGGGGCTGGACAACACGGTGTTGCAACAGCTACGGTATGTGCCCTTCTCGGTTTAGAGTGCGTCATCTTTATGGGAGAAGAAGATGTGAGACGTCAAAAATTAAATGTGTTTCGAATGGAATTACTCGGAGCGAAAGTAGAAAGTGTAGCGGCAGGTAGCGGTACATTAAAAGATGCGGTAAACGAGGCGCTTCGTTACTGGGTTTCACACGTGCATGATACGCACTACATTATGGGATCTGTTCTCGGACCGCATCCATTCCCGCAAATTGTCCGTGATTTCCAAAGTGTAATTGGGAATGAGACGAAAAAACAATATGAAGCGTTAGAAGGAAAGTTACCAGAAGCAGTCGTTGCTTGCATTGGTGGTGGGAGTAACGCAATGGGAATGTTTTATCCGTTTGTACATGATGAAGAAGTTGCTCTTTACGGCGTAGAAGCAGCTGGAAAAGGTGTTCATACAGAAAAGCATGCAGCAACTTTAACGAAAGGAAGCGTCGGCGTTTTACACGGATCGATGATGTATCTTCTGCAAAATGAAGAAGGACAAATTCAAGAAGCGCACTCTATTTCAGCAGGACTTGATTACCCAGGTGTTGGTCCAGAACATAGCTTGCTAAAAGATATTGGCCGCGTTTCTTATCATTCCATTACTGATGATGAGGCGTTAGAAGCGTTTCAGTTATTAACGAAAAAAGAAGGGATTATCCCGGCGTTAGAAAGCTCGCATGCTGTCGCATACGCATTAAAATTAGCGCCGCAAATGAAGGAAGATGAAGGACTTGTCATTTGTTTATCCGGCCGTGGTGATAAAGATGTAGAGAGTATAAAACGTTACATGGAAGAGGTGTAA